CCACAGCGTAAAACTTTTGTtgtattgatttcatttttttgtgtgtttgtttgaagTGCTTGAAGCACTTAACATGGAGGAAATGATGTCCGCCATTTCCTGCTGGATGGAAAGCGCAGCACACCCTCTGGCATCAACAGACAGGGGAAACACTGAGGAAATTCCCATCTTAATTATCGAAGGTTTCCTTCTCTATAATTATAAGTAAGCATTCCCCACTCTAATATTGACTCTgaatgaatggggaaaaaaactttGTGCACTAAATATGCTGTTAATTTAGGCCCCTTGACACTATATGGAATAGAAGCTATTTTCTGACCATTCCGTATGAAGAAtgtaagaggaggaggaggtaagTTTTGACATTGCCTTTGTGGATTGTAATTCAAAAGACAAACTTTAGGAAAAACAAGGAAACAGCATTATTGAGCAATGTGTATATGTCATTTTTCAAGCAAGGGAAGCCTCAATTCTTCATACAAAGAGCAAGACCTTTTTCCATAAATGGTCACCCACATGGAGTAATGCAAATTACTTTTCTAAGAAAAGGCTCTTGTACAAGCTATTTGGCTCATCTTTCCTAAATCTTCATATGAAGCAATCCTATGTTGATTATGGTTTTAAATTAGGGGGCCTGTATGCTGCTACAGCCACAGAGAACACCGATTAAAGCTTACTACAACATATCAGTATCTCTATCATTATTTACATTAATATTTGTCTCTCACTTCTTTTATAAATCACTAGGGGGGGAAAATAATTATGAATGGTAGTCAGTGAATTACAGAGTTCATTTTTTAGATCAGGGGACTAAATCCATTGGGTGTTGTCTTTGTAACTGGCATTGAGTCTAAAAAGTGTAGTCTTAATCCTGTTTAGACTCAGTCTCTGGGTGATTTCCCCGTTGTCCTGaccattattttactttatcaattgtgtttatgTCAACATAAAGTTTCCTATGTATTTTGATAGTACAAGGATCTACGAGCCTCCAGACACCCCAGGGTACTTTGAGGGCCACGTGTGGCCCATGTATCTAAAgcacagaaaagaaatggagaacatCTCATGGGAAATCGGTAAgtgcctttttttccctccacgGAAGGCTTTTTACTTGTCATTGCCTCAAAGTACACAAAAGAAAGGACTTTAGAAGGCATTTTCTCATGTATTAGATTATCAAAGGACACTTTAAGCTAGAACACTCTGGGCTCCACCTTTTCCACACTGGCTCTCCTgccttctgtttctctctctatggCTCTTGTCAAAGTTTGTCAACTTCTAGatggtcattcattcaacaaatattgattgaatgCCTTCCGTGTACAAGGCATTGCCCTGGTGATATCAAGGGAAATAAGGCAGACTCAGTCTCTACTCTTATGAACCAGCATTCTATCAGGAAAATGGATGTTAAATGGATGATGCACAAGATTATCCTTTTTAGCTGTGCTGAATACTGCGACACTGAGCTTCAGGGGGACTGCCCAAGTCTCAGcaatccaggaaggcttccttgaGGAAGCCATATTTAAACCACATGATAGATTTAACTGGACAAAAGGAGGTAACTTGGGGAGATAGAAGGTTACCCCAGATGTTGGGTATGGTGCATGAAAAGACCAGGGGGCACCAGAAGGAAGGTTGTGGTAGAGAAAGCCAAGGCAAGAGGTGATGTTGCTGATACAGGAAGGGTCCAAACCCTGCAAGGCCATAGACCAGTTAAGGACTTAGTTCATTATCCTAAGGAAAGTGGGAAGCCCTCTACAGAGAGGCTTTATACAAGGATGTGGTagatataaaatttttgttttagtaaGATCCCTCTGGCTATGTGAAGGGTAGATGTAGAGGGTGCAATATTGGACATATGTACTCAGAAGAACTGCGTGATAGGATAGACATGGAGGGTGCAGGCAATTGAGGTGGCAAGGACAACAGCTTAGGAATTGGCAGgcattatttcagaaaataggaaaaagtgaAGGAGTCGCAGATTTGCAAGGAGGAATGCGAGTCTGTTTTGCACGTAATGAAGTTGAGATGCCTGAGGGACTTAAAGCAGTGATTTAGAAATAGATATCTGGATCTATGGGCCTGGGCCAAGAACGGATCCTTGGGATATAGAGTACCACATGGAGAAGATGCAGGATGCTGGAGAGAGAAGGGTTTTGGATGGGGTAGAGCAATCAAAACTGACGTATCTTTTCAGAATAAAGGGAGTTGCGTATATTGTGAGAAGCCTCGTGACCTCTTTGGTAGCTACAGAAAGCACACAGGGCCTCTCCATGATCTGGCGGCTCTTATGATCCCGTCTTCAGTCCAGTTCAACCCCTCTTCCCCATCCACAGAGCCTTTCATGACATTCTGGCCACACCACTTCCAACATGGACCATTGGTTGCAGGGATGTCTTCTTCTTActacccctctctctctctccatctaaaATGCAAATCCAACCATGCTCCTACCTTGCTTAAATACCTTCGAAGAGTCTCCAGCCCTTCAGGATAAAATTCAAACAGCCAGACCTCAAGGCCACTAAAGACTAAGGCACAGCTCTAAAATCTCATCTCTATACTGTTCCTGCCTCCCCACATTCTAGCCTTTCcacactgagcatcttttccttaATAGACAAAGTTCCTCTTACCTCCCTACCTCTGCAATTTTCTGCCTAGAAggccctttctttcctttaaccTACATAACTCCTACTTTTTATCCCAAACTGACTATGCcagttttgttaaaaatatatatctcatgGGCCTGGAGAATTCAGATTCAGTACACATGTGAACTCAGACCCCTGCATGGTTTAAGAAGCTTCACAGGTGATCCTGATGTATAAGTAAGTTCAAGAACTACTCCCTtaagtgatttctttttctttctttttttttttttgccatgctgtgcagcttgtgggagcttagttcccggaccaggattgaacctggagtcctaaccagtggactgccagggaattccataaATGATTGTTTTGAGAAAGGACCTCTTCAGTGCTCCTAAAGTGCCATATGCACAGTGCCACTtaactctgtttctttctttcttttttttttcaattttcacatCAGCTAGTTTGAATTTTCTCTGCAATAAATCAAAATTTCTTACCCGTTGTACCTGGATGTGATATATTTCTCTCTTTAATGGCTATTAATTCTTTTTAAGTTATATTCCTGGGTTCTTTGGTTAAACCTATTGGTGTTCTCAAGAGATGCCAAGTGCCAGAGTAAGCATCCTGTATTAATAAGCCTGTTAGCATTTGAACTGCTCTCTTTTCCCCTTCTCAGTTTACCTAGATGGAACAAAATCTGAAGAGGACCTCTTTTCACAAGTGTATGAAGACCTAATACAAGAACTAGCAAAGCAAAAGTGTAAGTATTGTCCAATCAAAGTGGACTGTGAAGGAGCAGCCGGGAGAAATAGTTCACTACATACCCAAGAATGGTATACCAGAAAGCTAATGTAGGAGTGATTGTATCTATTCATGCATTGCTTTGAAGATAGTACAGAATCAGACACTCTGAATGGGTCTAGGGACTTGATTactttgtgagttttttttaagGGTGAAAATATTCACCCTTTGTTATGTCTCTTAATGATATTTATgttatttagtttaaaatttttagtagATGGCTGTTATTTCAATGGGACTGAAATTATCCTTTGAGTCTAGTGAAGTTAAAATGCTGGTGATCTTCTTTTAATATGTATAGAGTTCcctttctcatttattcctcctaaagatttttcataaattctatttcccaaaataaacaaaagatttaaaaaattacttactgAGTGTTTCTTCAAGgttttcatatcagacaatacattttgcaagtgacagaaatcctCCTAAATCTGGCTTAAGCAGAAAGAAAGTACAGGAGTGGCAGTGGCTTCAGGCTCAGCTGTATTAAGGAGCTCAAATGGGGTCCTCATGGTTTTGCCtcagtttcattttctgtttgggtATATTTTGAAGTCAGTCTCTCTCCACTGACAGATATGATGTCTTTTGGAAGCACCATCCTCCTAGGTCCAACAGCCCCAGTAAAAAGacagtttattctttttcaagattgtctaTGAGTTGATAAATGTTGAAGCTGGGTGTTGAGTACAGGGGGGTCTATATATTATTCTCACTAGTTTTGCATatgtttaaaattgtttattttgaacattttttaaagcagttttccaTTTTAGCCCAGCTGAAAATTCCCAGGAAAGATTTTGATTGGTCCTGCTTGGGTCACATGACTTTTGCTAAACCAATCACTATGCCTGGGGAGATGGTTTATTCTGATTGGCTAGGACTGGATCGTGTACTCATCTTGTAGTTGAGTACCTCTCCTAAGGCCTCCTGACTTAAGGGGAGAAATTCCCCAAGGGAAAGCAGGGCAGGAGGTAGAAAGCAGAAGAAGAAGGATGACAAAGTGTGCCGGGAAAACAAAACTATAGATCTAGCTGTTTCATTGGAACTGTTTGAACTAAAAGGGTTTTCATGGCTAACATACAAAATGCAATCATCAGCTGGCTCAAGAGATGACAGTATGAGTCACTTTGGCAGTGAAGAATATTACATGCTCTTTTGGTGAGAAGCAAATCCCCCAGTCCAAATCTCAAAATCTCTCAATAAGAATTAGATTTCCTATGCCCTCAGTAAATTCCTATCTGACTAGCAGTCTAAGCCCAGCCAGGCAGCTCATTGATCCTGACACACTCCCAATTTCAGGATCAGCCCTTCACGTAGGCATGaacctatttaaagaaatttcaggaccatattaaaatttcttcctttaagTGGAACTTAAAATCCTTGCCaggagctgattcactttgttataaagcagaaactaacacaccattgtaaagcaattatactccaataaagatgttcaaaaaaaaaaaaaatccttgcctgCTCAGGTATGCCTGCTCACCCCTGCCATGTTACTCTGATAGACCTCCCATAATGAAGCTCAGGCACCAGCATAAGTGCATACAGAGTGTAGGGTGAAGACAGGGGCTCAGCGTTTGTAAACGATAGCACCTGAGCCAGAGCCACTTCTCTGAGAGTTATTGGCTCCCTTGCTGACCTTGATAAGATACTTATTGGGTGTTTCAGCAGTTGGACACCTATACCTTTCCATCCTCTCAATAATGGCTAATACTTGGGTCCAATTTTCCTTTAATGACCAAGTCATACGTTGAAGTTTGCCCTTATGATCCACCTGCTGATAAAAATAAAggatccttgggacttccctggtggcacagtggttaagaatccgcctgccaatgcaggggtcatgggttccatccctggtctgggaagatcccacatgctgcggagcaactaagcccctgagccgcaactgagcctgcgctctagagccctcgtgccacaactgctgaagcctgtgcgcctagggcccgtgctgcgcaacaagagaagccacctcaatgagaaacccgcgcaccacaacgaagggtagcccccgctcgccgcaactaaataaatttatttatttatttatttatttatttatttataaaaaaatgaaggagCCTTGATCGTGTAGCTCAGGCAAATTGCACCTAATTCCATACCAAGTGCCAGCTTGTGCCATCTGGTCCAAGGCCCAAGAATAGCTGACATGTTTTGATGAGGGCTGAAAGCCCACAGGAAAGTACATTTCCATGTGTGTGACACCCTCCTCTTTCCTTGCCTACATCCTAGAGGTTTGTAAGGAAGTATTCCTTGTAAGGCTATCTTGCTTGTGTTCAAGATATTGCataaagcttaaaaagaaaaacataatagcAAAATGTTAGAAGAGACGTAAAATCCAAAGAAGATCAGCTTTTCCTGCCTCCAAGATCTATGTTCGTTTTTTTCCAGTTGCATAAATAAGTTACTGCATTATTCATAACACATCACATTTCCCAGTTCTTCCAACCACAGTACCTGCCAAAGCCAGCCTGGAGGGATCCTCAGCGTAGCCTGATTTAACCCTCAGTATGGGTCTGAGCTAGCCAGGAGACCTTTCAAATGTTTCAGTTAACTACACCTCAAGCTTCTGATAGCATCTCATAAACTGTTTAACTAATTTTCTATTCTAAGCATATAGAATCATAATTGTGattaagtaataataatgaaaggCAAACACAAAGATTGAATTTAATTATTAATGAAACAAATGACCCAGGAGAGTAAGTTTATAAAGTTATATGTTTAATTTAATCCTTATTTAAATCCAGACTTTGAGGCAAAATTTAATCATTACCTATTCTCCCTATGACAAGGCAGCTCTAGCTACCAGGAACATTCAAACTccctttaaataaaatgtttattttcatctcattataaaaacataataatttttaaaaaattttaatcttttagGGAGAAAATAATCACCTATATTCCCACCAAtcatcactgttaacattttgataaCTACCTATCCAATGTTTTTGCTATTCACATCAGTCTTTTATATGGTTACATGGTTTACATAGTTAATTGCCAtgcttacttttgtttttaaattagtatttaatatttaataagctTTATAGAGTCCATTATGTAATGAAACTGAATAAAACTAAATAGTTCTCCCAGTTGAAGGATTCAAGGCTGAGTTCTGTTTTGCTCgttaaaagtaaattataagaCCTGACAGTGACATCTTACTACAGAAGAAAGATGTCAAATCAAAGGAACAAacattgcaaaataaaaatttaataaaatgaatttgaggggatatttttctatattgaatTTAAAATAGTTTCCAGTTATAAAGTAATAGTAGTATAATTATATAGTATAATATCCAAATTAACAAAATTATTGAACCATTTCCCAATTGTTGGATATTTTGTGTTGTTAAAAAGTTTTTTATATTGGCAAATAACATGCGGTAAAAATATCTGCACAAATTGCtggttttcttcttcttgaattatattaaaatttttcagaaGTAGCACTTGCTTGGTCAAAGagtataatcatttttatattttatatgcttcAAAGATTAAATAGTATCCTAAAATAGGTGTGCTTTTCCAGCATGAGATGTGTAATAAGAATGCGGTAGGCTTATCACTGAGTTTCTAAGCCAAAGTCACTAAGTATTCAGCAAGGcttccttactttaaaaaaataaaaaaatattaaaaaaataaagattgaagGTAAGAATACTTCTTTCCTCAAACCAAGGATAACATTCCAAAACAAGAATTCGACTGTACCAGCCACCTTTTGTGTTATTCTTCTAGTTCTCAAATTATTTCATTCCTTGAAGTCAAGGATTATTATACCAATTGCAAATGATATTGGATATCTGATAGCTGAAAATAGGCTTGAATTTAacgcaaggattaaatgaatgagaCTTGGACTCTATTTAGTTCTTTACAGAAAACCAGCATTTCTTGCCCCAGAATCCCTGTAATCTTAACACCCTTAGATGTTAGTGTGAAGATTTAATAAAATGACAATTGGAATTCTCCattaatttcttttctatttataattATTCCCCAGGTCTGCAAGTGACAGCGTAAAGTTGGAATGCACTGAATCCTTCCTGGAGTGAATTAGGAAATTCAAAGGAATCTATGCAAGAACCTTAACCAAGATACAATGTGTACTTCGGTACGATGACAgcctgttgttttgtttgtttgtttctctgtttgctCTATCACACATGATTTCCTTAACACATGGAAAAGTAAGTAGTTATCCATGACAATGGACAGGAATTTACCTTAACTTTGTTCTCACTCCAGGAAGTACAAGATACAGCATAGCTCACAAAGAGTGAGTCAGTTTCTCTAGACCAGGGATTGTCAAACTCTTCTGAATGGGACCCAGAGTAAGGAATAAGTTATAGATCACAATCCAGTATATATGTAATCTAttgatgtgtgtgtttgtgtgtatgtgtctatatGTGTTGCATGTATCATATcaagaatcataaaatatttacctCACATACAATGTACTcttgatatttttctatttttaatttttttaaaatattggttacCATCCTATACCAATGCCCACCTCCTGCAAATAATGGGATTACCAGGAGTAGTCATATTGGTAATCATATTGAATAAATCAACAATTTGCAACAGtatcttttttgtgttttgtccTTGTTGCTGCTGTTACTGTTTTTTATATGTGTCTGAAACCACTGAATCATTTGTGTCACTTATGTTGAGACTTTGTTACAAATAAGGTTTTTTATgtgcatgttttattttgtttttgtcaaaCCATTGGTCTAAAATAGCAGAAATAAGTTACAGTTACTTCAGTGATATGTAATACAGGGGAGCTTTCATTGAAAAGCACAACAGGAGATCTGTATAATCGTATAATTTTTTTGAGGCCTCATTCAATGCTGGAATTTAAATTAGTGATCAACttgttatttattaataatagATAGATTGCTCACACCCTCGCAGTccttacaaatataaaatatattcttacatTAACTTTAAACATTCTCTACAGACTCATCTGATCAGTACTCAGAACTTAGAAATGTGTAACTAGCTTGCTCTCAGTGATGACTAGGGGGTTTTTTGGTCACAcacactgaaaaacaaaaaaatctgggCTCAAATTACAGTTCATCCTTTTAATAGCTATATGTCTTTGATCAAAGCATTTAAAGTCTATATTTCCTCTTTATAAGAAGGGGATATCAACAGTGCTTAGTGTGGGTTTAGTGGAGAGTAAGGATAAAGTTCACAATCCTTAATATGGCCCCCAAGACATTCCCTGATCTAGCTTATGAGTGCCTCTCTACCCTCATTTCCAGTCACTCGACCCACTGCTGTTCAGCCATTGGGCCCTCCTCTCCTCAAACTTACCAGGACCCTTCCTGCTTCACAGCGGGCTCATGTGCTGCTCCTGATACTTAGAGCAAACTTCTACAACCCTTCCCTCCAATTAGTCTGCTAACTCCTACTCCTCCTTCAGCTCACCCCTAAAATGCTGCTTCTCAGAGGATTCCCTCCTCCTTGCCCCGCCCTCATAGGTGCTCTCAAAGTTCTGCTTTTCCTTCAAAGCGTTAATCACAATTGTAGTTATACTGCTGCTTACAGAATCACTTATTTAGTGGCTGTCTCTCCAGCTAGACTGCAAGCTGCTTGAAGGCAGGACCTACCTCTGTGACTTAATTACAAACACACCCCTGCTaactagcacagtgtctggcacataatgaaCACAATAAATGTTGGGTACTTGTTATAAATTACTACTATGTCAGGAATGAATTCACATGCAAGCAACGTGTTACTTGACTAATAGTAGCTTATTGGGGTTTATTCTTTTTACATAACCAAGAAttatgggttagagttagagttaggattagggttagagttgtcagatttagggggaaaaaaccaaaaagaaaattagagggcatacagttaaatttgaatttcatataaataactTTTTAGTGTAAGTCCCAAATATTACATATTGAAGACCTGTTTTTCTGAAATTTAGCAACTTGAAAGTGTTATGGAAAAGCCAGGGTCTTTCATCCTTGGCTGCGGAGCTACCCCAGGAGGTCACAGGAAGGCAGCAGAAGCTCCCCACACAGTGTCAACTATAAAGGCAGGAAGCTGGGTAGAGGATGCACAGCCAGCCGCAGGCCTTCCAGAGTCACCCAGCAGTGACCCCAACAGCCAGAACTACCTCCATGGCCACTTCTCACcgcaagagaggctgggaagaggCGTTCTGAGAGGTTTGAGCTCATTGTGTTTCATTGTCTGGGGATGTTGCCACGGGGAAGAAAAAGCTTTTActaaggaaggaggagaaaataggtaagcaacagcAAGTATTACCACAACCTTTTTTCTGCTTATCCTCCCTGGCTCTGATTTTAGCAAGCTTAGATAGATGTAATTTGTGTTATCAAaacaagaggatttttttttttttagtgtaaaagTCTAGATATGActtttcaaactttattattTCCAAGAATTTCTGAAATACCATCCCTCACAGAGGGCAATTGTTGATTGAGAAGCATCATACTTGACGGTCATTTCCCCCCATTTCAGCATGTGAAAATAGCTCAGAGAAAGACTCTTTatcttgagaaaaaacaaaactttaacaaacattaaaaatgtaaacgtTCAAATCATTTTGGGAAGAAGTAAACATTTTTGCTTACTACTATGAGTGAGAAATAAGGAATTTGAAATAAAGAATACTAGTGCTTCATTTCCAGTGTGTGCTTTCACATTTAGTTACTCTTATCAAAGCAGTTAATGGGATAGATATCTGTTTAGAAAGACACATGCTCTTTATTTATTGAAAAGGAGCAAATCTGCTGAAGACTTCACTTTCTATGTATAAATAACCTCAGTCCCTTTAGGATGAATTTGCTGTAGGAAGGTTTCATTGTGCTTAATGTTAAACCCAGAAGAGGGAATTTAGAAGAGGGCCTCATGCACAGACTGTTACACTAAAGGGTGAGATTCAAGCCCACCAAGTTACCTTTTAAAGATACGCTTGTGGTAGTGCATAGAATCATAAAATGTTGGAGCAGTATCAGCTTGTCTAATGCTCTATAGTTATGTGTAGAAATTAGAGCCAGAGTTGGTGACCTGCCCAACCCCATGCAGCTAGTTATTGGCAGGACCAGGGCCAGGACATAATCCCTACaccacacaaacatgcacacacatatttttcattttaaagcaaaaaacgGCAGAAAACTATCTTGCTAGCATACATCTCACCATCTTTCCTTCGAAAGGAGCAAATTGGAAAGGCAAAGGCTGTGTCAGGGGAAAATGAAGCTTTCTGTTCTGGGCTATTGGAGCTTTGTCAAGGAGGCAAGCCAACTCATGAGGTTATCTGAAGGGCAAGGAACAGTGGTGAGCTAATGTGAGCTCCATGCCACTATCTGCTATGCTGACCTTAGGTTTGTGGCTCTAGCTATTCTTCCAGTAACTGCAGTCATGGTGGAGACCTAGGGAAAAGCAAGGGTATGGAAAATGTAGAATGGGCATTACTCTCCACTTCTGTGTACACACAGAAACAGATGAAAATTGCAATAGCAGCTTTGGGGCCCGCATCAAGGTAGCATGACCTGCAGATAAGAGAACATCAAAAACAGAATTTCTTACCAAAGTGAGCATAGCTGATGCATTCATGCCCACGAGTCCAGAAACACATCATCAATGTAAAAGTagagattaaaatattattttccgtGCTAGCTTCCAGATCCCAGAGAAGTTAGGTTGTCTTCTTCAAGATTAAAAATTGAGACtaaggacgtccctggtggcgcagtggttaagaatctgcctgccagtgcaggggacacgggttcaagccctggtccaggaagatcgcacatgccgcggagcaactaagcccttgtgccacaactactgagcctgcactctagagcccgcgagccacaactactgagcccacgtgccacaactactgaagcccgcatgcctagagcccatgctctgcagcaaagagaagccaccacaatgagaagcctgtgcaccgcaacaacaag
The window above is part of the Eubalaena glacialis isolate mEubGla1 chromosome 9, mEubGla1.1.hap2.+ XY, whole genome shotgun sequence genome. Proteins encoded here:
- the NMRK1 gene encoding nicotinamide riboside kinase 1 isoform X1 yields the protein MKTFVIGIGGVTNGGKTTLAKNLQKRLPNCSIISQDNFFKPQSEIETDENGFLQYDVLEALNMEEMMSAISCWMESAAHPLASTDRGNTEEIPILIIEGFLLYNYKPLDTIWNRSYFLTIPYEECKRRRSTRIYEPPDTPGYFEGHVWPMYLKHRKEMENISWEIVYLDGTKSEEDLFSQVYEDLIQELAKQKCLQVTA
- the NMRK1 gene encoding nicotinamide riboside kinase 1 isoform X2 — protein: MKTFVIGIGGVTNGGKTTLAKNLQKRLPNCSIISQDNFFKPQSEIETDENGFLQYDVLEALNMEEMMSAISCWMESAAHPLASTDRGNTEEIPILIIEGFLLYNYNTRIYEPPDTPGYFEGHVWPMYLKHRKEMENISWEIVYLDGTKSEEDLFSQVYEDLIQELAKQKCLQVTA